The Proteus vulgaris genome has a segment encoding these proteins:
- a CDS encoding phage protein: protein MNKPNTDIASDGSLAGALSSAFRNLMMNTEDMLPATVVSYDDKTNRAVIKPLVMMVTTEGGTVGRAPLANIPVFRFGGGGFFIRAPIKPGDFGWIKANDRDISLIFQRGGLEDQPNTARLHSFSDAMFFPDTIKGWVIDGKNIDALVIQSMDGSVCFSLHKDKAVLDAPKFISNAPENEFNGNVTVNGNHGVNGNSESNGGTMKHNGKDIGSTHQHSGVETGHGNSGAPL from the coding sequence ATGAATAAACCCAATACAGATATTGCTAGCGATGGTTCGCTTGCCGGTGCGCTCTCGTCTGCATTTCGTAACCTGATGATGAATACAGAGGACATGCTCCCTGCAACAGTGGTCAGTTATGACGATAAAACCAATCGTGCTGTTATCAAACCACTGGTGATGATGGTAACAACTGAAGGGGGAACAGTCGGGCGAGCACCATTGGCCAACATTCCCGTTTTTAGATTTGGGGGAGGTGGTTTCTTTATTCGCGCACCGATTAAGCCGGGTGATTTCGGTTGGATAAAAGCCAATGACCGTGATATTAGCCTGATATTTCAACGTGGAGGGCTTGAAGACCAACCTAATACCGCACGCCTCCATTCATTTAGTGATGCAATGTTTTTCCCCGACACCATCAAAGGATGGGTGATTGATGGAAAGAATATTGATGCCTTAGTCATTCAATCAATGGACGGTTCGGTTTGTTTTTCATTACATAAAGATAAAGCGGTTTTAGATGCGCCTAAATTCATTTCTAACGCACCAGAAAATGAGTTTAACGGTAACGTGACGGTAAATGGTAATCATGGCGTAAACGGTAACAGTGAATCAAACGGTGGCACGATGAAACATAACGGAAAAGATATCGGTTCTACGCATCAACACAGTGGTGTTGAGACCGGTCATGGAAATTCAGGAGCGCCTCTATGA
- the yejM_2 gene encoding sulfatase: MLDNTVVVITSSYHQDGDKKQNNQWLSDKTTFNLNQSQVPLIIHWPNMKPQSIDKMTSHQDIMTTLMQHVLRVISPADNYSQGEDLFASTRNHPWIFTGDDEAFVVFLQDNTLLIDKHGRYALFDKSGKEISAAKPDLKLLLQVLAEQKRFIER; the protein is encoded by the coding sequence GTGCTTGATAATACTGTCGTGGTTATCACATCTAGCTATCATCAAGACGGTGATAAAAAACAAAATAATCAATGGCTTTCTGATAAAACCACATTTAACCTAAACCAATCACAAGTGCCTCTAATAATACACTGGCCGAACATGAAGCCACAGTCGATTGATAAAATGACTAGTCATCAAGATATCATGACAACCTTAATGCAGCATGTTTTACGTGTTATTAGCCCAGCTGATAACTATTCACAAGGTGAAGATTTATTTGCAAGCACCCGTAATCATCCATGGATTTTCACCGGCGATGACGAAGCATTTGTGGTCTTTTTACAAGATAACACCTTGCTGATAGATAAACATGGCCGGTATGCTTTATTTGATAAGTCAGGAAAAGAAATTAGTGCAGCAAAACCTGATTTAAAATTATTACTACAAGTTCTTGCCGAACAAAAACGCTTTATTGAACGCTGA
- the yejM_1 gene encoding sulfatase → MVTKPQSYREKVSQMISWGHWFALFNIILSLLLGSRYLFISDWPATFAGRFYAIVSWMGHFSFIVFAIYILVLFPLTFVVVSQRLLRVISCTLASAGLTILIFDMAVYQQFQLHLTQLVWDLVINPDEGEMAREWQLIFIGIPIIFLIEMLFATWSWQKLRSLNRQRWGKPLAGIFITCFVLSHSMSIWADANFYRPITMQRANLPLSYPMTARKFLERHGFINQSEYEQRLISEGNPTAQSITYPLAPLVYAKETYSYNLLVVVVDGLGNEEVPELPSLQQFAQNNLDFTHHYSSGINNDTALFGLFYGISPSYLDSVLSSRKNSALFDALNYRNYQLAMFSTNGFQTPLFKQAVLSDFSTPTSRSGNNDATIDSWRNWLIKNNQTTPWFSFLQIDGHTNKASQKNYIKSAIRAHF, encoded by the coding sequence ATGGTAACGAAACCTCAGTCCTATCGTGAAAAAGTATCCCAAATGATCAGTTGGGGGCACTGGTTTGCGCTATTTAATATTATTCTAAGCTTATTACTTGGAAGCCGTTACCTGTTTATTTCAGATTGGCCTGCAACTTTCGCGGGTCGCTTTTACGCTATCGTAAGTTGGATGGGGCACTTTAGTTTTATTGTTTTCGCTATCTATATCCTTGTCCTTTTTCCGCTTACCTTCGTGGTCGTATCTCAACGGCTACTTAGAGTGATCTCCTGTACTCTCGCCAGTGCTGGACTCACCATTCTTATCTTTGATATGGCAGTTTACCAGCAATTTCAGCTTCATCTAACTCAGCTCGTTTGGGATTTAGTCATTAATCCAGATGAAGGTGAAATGGCACGTGAATGGCAACTTATTTTTATTGGTATTCCTATTATCTTTCTTATTGAGATGCTTTTTGCGACATGGAGTTGGCAAAAATTACGTAGTTTAAATCGTCAGCGATGGGGTAAGCCATTGGCTGGCATTTTTATTACTTGCTTTGTCTTATCTCACTCTATGTCAATTTGGGCTGATGCTAATTTTTATCGTCCAATTACGATGCAACGCGCTAATTTACCCTTATCCTATCCGATGACTGCGCGTAAATTCCTTGAGCGCCATGGTTTTATTAATCAATCAGAATATGAGCAACGTCTAATCAGTGAAGGTAACCCTACGGCACAAAGTATTACCTACCCGCTTGCACCATTAGTTTATGCAAAAGAGACTTACTCTTATAATTTACTAGTCGTTGTTGTTGATGGTTTAGGTAATGAGGAGGTCCCTGAATTACCAAGCTTGCAACAGTTCGCACAAAATAATCTCGATTTTACACATCATTATTCATCAGGCATTAATAATGATACAGCATTATTTGGTCTATTTTATGGCATCTCACCTTCTTATTTAGATAGTGTATTAAGTAGCAGAAAAAATTCAGCACTATTTGATGCCTTAAATTACCGAAATTACCAACTAGCAATGTTCTCAACAAATGGCTTTCAAACACCATTATTTAAACAAGCCGTACTATCCGATTTCTCTACTCCAACATCACGCAGTGGTAACAATGATGCCACTATCGATAGTTGGCGTAATTGGCTAATAAAAAACAACCAAACAACACCTTGGTTCTCTTTCTTACAAATTGATGGACATACTAATAAAGCGTCCCAAAAAAATTACATTAAATCAGCAATTAGAGCGCATTTTTAA
- a CDS encoding phage protein yields MDLRRIRVGIEVAERLQWYEGLRIKANGTKYANPLQNECTVSIDGLNAHTRDYLLTETSPYHKGKQTRRLYLEVGRVNTGLFRIFTGDIVSAEIASPPDVTLTIKAKTNNASSGDIVSSSGSAMQKMSEIASSVAKDCKVRLDFQATDKNIANWYFCGSALQQVQRLQEAGNVKAFIDDDTLFVKDDNQALKGRLRILSMKSGMVGIPKATEKGCPLPT; encoded by the coding sequence ATGGACTTACGACGAATACGGGTGGGAATTGAAGTTGCAGAACGACTGCAGTGGTATGAAGGATTGCGTATTAAAGCTAACGGCACCAAGTACGCAAACCCCTTACAAAATGAATGCACAGTTAGCATTGATGGATTAAACGCCCACACTCGAGATTATCTTCTCACTGAAACCAGCCCTTATCATAAGGGCAAACAAACTCGCCGTCTTTACCTTGAAGTAGGGCGCGTCAATACGGGATTATTTCGTATCTTTACCGGGGATATTGTCAGTGCAGAAATTGCCTCGCCTCCTGATGTCACGCTAACCATTAAGGCTAAAACCAATAACGCCAGCTCAGGTGATATTGTTTCTTCCAGTGGTAGCGCCATGCAGAAAATGAGCGAGATCGCTTCATCGGTGGCGAAGGATTGCAAGGTTAGATTGGACTTTCAAGCTACCGATAAAAATATTGCTAATTGGTATTTTTGCGGTTCAGCGTTACAGCAAGTACAACGATTGCAGGAAGCGGGAAACGTTAAAGCCTTTATTGATGATGATACGTTGTTTGTCAAAGATGATAACCAAGCCTTAAAAGGGCGCTTGCGCATTCTTAGCATGAAATCAGGCATGGTAGGTATACCCAAAGCCACTGAAAAGGGTTGTCCGTTACCTACTTAA
- a CDS encoding phage protein has protein sequence MIDAIKLPLRFVEWRTVEPEYGELPPRSTQKPTQSSTVNRGNVQTKDADTETKKKGSFATRIADGDWSF, from the coding sequence ATGATTGATGCCATAAAATTGCCACTACGGTTTGTTGAGTGGCGTACTGTTGAGCCTGAATACGGAGAATTACCGCCTCGATCTACACAAAAGCCAACGCAGTCATCAACGGTAAATCGAGGAAATGTACAAACTAAAGACGCGGATACTGAGACTAAGAAAAAAGGTTCGTTCGCAACACGTATCGCAGATGGTGATTGGAGCTTCTAA
- the rplY gene encoding 50S ribosomal protein L25: MLTINATVRKEQGKGASRRLRVANRFPAIVYGGNEEPIAIDLDHNEVINQEHKSEFYSDFVNLVIDGKETKVKVKAVQRHEYKPKITHIDFLRA, from the coding sequence ATGTTAACTATTAATGCAACTGTACGTAAAGAGCAGGGTAAGGGTGCGAGCCGCCGCCTGCGTGTGGCTAACCGTTTTCCTGCTATCGTTTATGGCGGAAATGAAGAGCCAATCGCTATCGATTTAGATCACAACGAAGTAATCAACCAAGAACACAAATCTGAATTCTATTCTGATTTCGTAAACCTGGTAATCGATGGTAAAGAAACTAAAGTTAAAGTTAAAGCAGTGCAACGTCACGAGTATAAGCCAAAAATTACTCATATTGACTTCCTGCGCGCTTAA
- a CDS encoding phage protein, producing MRTFSIDKNNDLFIGPDGNLQFSEKDDAVKNLCQHFAKAVRGEMLHKKDKGIPFWPTTFGRQADIPMFETAFRQRMSEIEEVVEVTHFSATVENGELKYQATIRTIYGGFTLNG from the coding sequence ATGAGAACATTTTCAATCGATAAAAATAATGATCTCTTTATCGGCCCTGATGGAAACCTCCAATTCAGTGAAAAAGACGATGCGGTTAAAAACCTTTGTCAGCATTTTGCTAAAGCGGTTCGTGGTGAAATGTTACATAAAAAAGATAAAGGCATTCCGTTCTGGCCAACAACCTTTGGTCGCCAAGCTGATATCCCGATGTTTGAAACGGCATTTAGACAACGTATGAGCGAAATTGAAGAGGTGGTTGAAGTGACCCATTTTAGCGCCACAGTCGAGAACGGTGAATTGAAGTACCAAGCGACAATTCGCACGATATACGGAGGGTTTACATTGAATGGCTGA
- a CDS encoding Glycosyltransferase family 25 (LPS biosynthesis protein), with protein MKIFVINLPKDKERKESIQHQADKFGLNVEFIEAVNGKGLSEDEINILSKDFHQHGMTHGVLGCSLSHIKIYEKMIKDNIDIALILEDDALLNENIIESYNLIENYNYKNKHKPNVYLLSVVNEYIDTFKAKLSTKYNLVNVIDADYAYGYMLNIKAANNLLNFLTPVWIEADKWRFMRERGAINLKAIIPHVIDVTPLSEVSTLESDRSITLEKRIAFFNEQYKNRSLYVKLRAFLWRIFVRSWVKRIKI; from the coding sequence ATGAAAATATTCGTTATAAACTTACCAAAAGACAAAGAAAGAAAAGAGTCCATTCAACATCAGGCTGATAAATTTGGGTTAAATGTAGAGTTTATTGAAGCAGTGAATGGAAAAGGTTTATCAGAAGATGAAATCAACATCCTAAGCAAGGACTTCCATCAACATGGTATGACTCATGGAGTTCTTGGTTGTTCATTAAGTCATATAAAAATATATGAAAAAATGATAAAAGATAATATAGATATAGCATTAATTCTAGAAGATGATGCCTTACTGAATGAGAATATTATTGAATCATATAATTTAATTGAAAATTATAATTATAAGAATAAACATAAACCTAATGTATATCTTTTAAGTGTAGTAAATGAATATATTGATACATTTAAAGCAAAGCTCTCCACCAAATATAATTTAGTTAATGTTATTGATGCAGATTATGCCTATGGATACATGCTCAATATCAAAGCTGCCAATAATCTTCTAAATTTTTTAACACCAGTTTGGATTGAGGCTGATAAGTGGAGATTTATGAGAGAGCGAGGTGCCATTAACTTAAAAGCGATTATTCCACATGTGATTGATGTTACCCCTTTATCAGAAGTATCAACATTAGAAAGCGACCGTTCAATAACGCTAGAAAAAAGAATAGCATTCTTTAATGAACAATATAAAAATAGAAGTTTATATGTAAAACTCAGAGCCTTTCTTTGGAGAATTTTTGTTCGTAGCTGGGTTAAACGTATAAAAATATAA
- the rfaG gene encoding glycosyl transferase — protein MELRFNPSIEIKTVINKLSCNTIKNTKTIKNKEKIVLGTASRLVGIKGIGISILTLKKLLDKHIKANLIIAGDGEQKDDLYNLAVKLGIEENVSFIGYQSNMSDFYSKIDIYMSTPILEAFGLSCIEALSNGIPVIFPMSNGQPEAIKDKYCGVGIIPDITTEEYYQQTGIKADCSYDAYDPINDCLTSPKLIDPNKCATAVQYVINNYSQLSKNSLKWSKETMNYDLFIKEFELAILK, from the coding sequence ATGGAGCTAAGATTTAATCCCAGCATAGAAATAAAAACTGTAATAAATAAATTATCCTGCAATACAATAAAAAACACCAAAACAATAAAAAATAAAGAAAAAATTGTATTAGGGACAGCATCTAGATTAGTAGGAATAAAAGGTATTGGTATTTCAATACTCACATTAAAAAAATTATTAGATAAACACATAAAAGCAAATTTAATTATCGCAGGAGATGGTGAGCAAAAAGATGATTTGTATAATTTAGCAGTAAAGCTAGGAATTGAAGAAAACGTAAGCTTCATTGGTTATCAATCCAATATGAGCGATTTCTACTCAAAAATAGATATATATATGAGTACTCCTATTCTAGAAGCTTTTGGGTTGTCATGTATAGAGGCGCTATCTAATGGCATTCCTGTAATATTTCCTATGTCTAATGGTCAACCTGAAGCAATAAAAGATAAGTATTGTGGTGTAGGAATTATTCCCGATATAACTACAGAAGAATATTATCAACAAACTGGAATTAAAGCTGATTGTTCATATGATGCTTATGACCCAATCAACGATTGCTTAACTTCACCTAAATTAATTGATCCAAACAAGTGTGCTACAGCTGTGCAATATGTGATAAATAATTATAGCCAACTAAGTAAAAATTCATTGAAGTGGTCAAAAGAAACTATGAATTATGATTTATTTATAAAAGAATTTGAACTAGCCATTTTAAAGTAA
- a CDS encoding phage protein, with product MADYRYINNKGVILPDTATIRDEVESEFRAVFGQSINLAPETPQGALATMEVENRDAMVRNNAELANQINPDIAGGVFLDAIWALMGGQRINATRSYLSSVEFSGVPGTIIPKGSLASSVAGAMFETVSPLIIDNTGKATGDMRAVEYGPVECGAGQLNSVASSVLGWEKVNNPTHAVVGRYAESDIKARRRRKQTLAKNTVSVAEAITSSLYELEGVNSLSFRENYTDSVLTIDGISLLPHSIYICVEGGDSNEIAKSLLRTKTIGSAFNGEIEIGVVEPVSGQEYKVKFSRPKEITVFCRVTVKKSAVDAQTIIPSAIEQWTRGDLDGDNGLIVGREVSPFEIASAVNTVEPRLFVTKVELSLDGKVWNVALIPIAINQIARLQRGAVQVVIV from the coding sequence ATGGCTGATTATCGTTATATTAATAATAAAGGCGTTATTCTTCCCGACACGGCCACAATACGTGATGAAGTCGAAAGCGAGTTTCGTGCGGTGTTTGGTCAATCGATTAACCTTGCCCCTGAGACACCACAAGGGGCATTGGCGACGATGGAAGTTGAAAACCGTGATGCAATGGTGAGGAATAATGCCGAGTTAGCAAATCAAATCAATCCCGATATTGCTGGTGGTGTTTTTCTTGATGCAATATGGGCCCTAATGGGTGGCCAACGCATTAATGCCACTCGTTCTTATCTTTCCAGCGTTGAATTTAGTGGCGTACCCGGCACGATTATTCCCAAGGGCTCATTAGCATCCAGTGTTGCCGGTGCCATGTTCGAAACAGTTTCACCCTTGATTATTGATAATACTGGCAAAGCAACAGGGGATATGAGGGCGGTTGAATATGGCCCTGTTGAATGCGGTGCCGGCCAACTGAATTCTGTTGCTAGCTCAGTATTAGGTTGGGAGAAAGTCAATAACCCCACTCATGCGGTTGTTGGTCGTTATGCTGAATCTGATATCAAAGCAAGACGACGACGTAAGCAAACACTGGCTAAAAATACCGTCAGTGTCGCAGAAGCGATCACCTCTTCACTGTATGAATTAGAGGGCGTTAACTCGCTTTCTTTTCGCGAGAACTACACCGATTCGGTGCTCACTATTGATGGAATTTCTCTGTTGCCTCACAGCATTTACATTTGTGTTGAAGGGGGCGACAGTAACGAAATTGCTAAATCATTGCTGAGAACAAAAACTATTGGATCGGCTTTTAATGGAGAGATTGAAATCGGTGTTGTAGAGCCGGTAAGTGGACAAGAATATAAAGTGAAATTTTCACGCCCTAAGGAGATCACCGTTTTTTGTCGAGTGACCGTTAAAAAATCAGCCGTTGATGCGCAAACTATTATCCCCAGCGCCATAGAACAATGGACGCGTGGAGATCTGGACGGCGATAACGGTTTGATTGTTGGACGTGAAGTATCGCCTTTTGAGATAGCTTCAGCGGTAAATACTGTTGAGCCTCGTCTGTTCGTGACTAAAGTTGAATTGTCACTGGACGGGAAAGTATGGAATGTTGCATTAATTCCGATTGCCATTAATCAAATCGCACGCTTGCAACGAGGTGCTGTGCAAGTGGTGATTGTATGA
- the ndpA_2 gene encoding nucleoid-associated protein NdpA has product MSLDISQLVLHQLIKRDEQTLEVVLRDSVLDIEPVVQEMIEELHRVYSAKNKAYGLFNEESELAQALRLQRKGEENFLGFSRAATVRLKDELAKYPFAEGGTVLFCHYRYLAVDYLLIAVLSSCNSMWVNDSLDVSSTRYLDIPHADIIARIDLTEWETAPDSLRYLTFLKGRVGRKVSDFFMDFLGAQEGLNAKVQNKGLLQAVDDFCEASEMDKQERQTCREQVYSYCNEQLQSGEEIALTQLAEELPSLGDQNFAQFTEEKGYELAETFPADRSTLRQLMKYSGSGGGLTVNFDAKLLGERIFWDPATDTLTIKGTPPNLREQLQRRASEK; this is encoded by the coding sequence ATGAGTCTAGATATTAGTCAGTTAGTCTTACATCAGCTTATCAAGCGAGATGAGCAGACATTAGAAGTTGTGTTACGTGATTCAGTATTAGACATTGAACCTGTTGTTCAGGAAATGATTGAAGAATTGCATCGTGTTTACAGTGCAAAAAACAAAGCTTATGGTCTGTTTAATGAAGAAAGTGAATTAGCACAAGCATTGCGTTTACAGCGTAAAGGTGAAGAAAACTTTTTAGGTTTTTCGCGTGCAGCAACGGTGAGATTAAAGGATGAATTAGCAAAATATCCTTTCGCAGAAGGGGGAACAGTTCTCTTTTGTCATTATCGTTATTTAGCGGTGGATTATCTTTTAATTGCTGTACTGAGTAGCTGTAATAGTATGTGGGTAAATGACAGCCTTGATGTTTCTTCAACACGTTATTTAGATATTCCTCATGCAGATATTATTGCTCGTATCGATTTAACTGAATGGGAAACAGCGCCAGATTCTCTGCGTTATTTAACATTTCTAAAAGGTCGAGTAGGTCGCAAAGTTTCTGACTTTTTTATGGACTTTTTAGGTGCTCAAGAAGGTTTAAACGCTAAAGTTCAAAATAAAGGTTTATTACAAGCTGTTGATGATTTTTGTGAAGCTTCCGAAATGGACAAGCAAGAACGTCAAACTTGTCGTGAGCAAGTATATAGCTACTGCAATGAGCAATTACAGTCTGGCGAAGAAATTGCCTTAACTCAGCTTGCTGAAGAATTACCGTCTTTGGGGGATCAAAACTTTGCACAATTTACCGAAGAGAAGGGCTATGAATTAGCTGAAACTTTCCCTGCTGATCGTAGTACTTTACGTCAATTAATGAAATATTCTGGTAGTGGCGGTGGATTAACCGTTAATTTTGATGCGAAATTATTGGGTGAAAGAATATTCTGGGATCCCGCAACAGATACACTCACTATTAAAGGTACTCCACCTAATTTGCGTGAACAATTACAGCGTAGAGCATCAGAAAAATAA
- a CDS encoding phage protein, which yields MNVQQFEFHSDLLKAILWQYEDAENLKKLASFKASHFEKSMVSFWQNWYRDVFNINTANDFGLSIWSRILDVPLGIDIPPSDKNKVGFGFGKKKANFKSNFRRNADYTLSLTVDQKRMLVRMRYFNLTQSPTVTNINEFLKRFFWRDDSKVFVLDPLDMTYMYYVFNFNPDERLRVLLENFDLMPRPSGVGVKYRIVTKKAFGVGQHRKNFLGSNFGA from the coding sequence ATGAACGTTCAACAATTTGAGTTCCATTCAGACCTATTAAAAGCGATCCTCTGGCAGTATGAAGATGCAGAGAATTTAAAGAAACTCGCCAGTTTTAAAGCCTCTCATTTTGAAAAGTCGATGGTGTCATTTTGGCAAAACTGGTACCGAGATGTGTTTAATATCAATACGGCGAATGACTTTGGGTTGTCGATTTGGTCACGTATTCTGGATGTACCCTTAGGTATTGATATTCCACCGAGCGACAAAAATAAAGTCGGGTTTGGTTTTGGCAAAAAGAAAGCCAATTTTAAATCCAATTTCCGACGTAATGCGGATTACACCTTGTCACTGACTGTTGATCAAAAACGCATGTTAGTACGAATGCGCTATTTTAATCTGACACAAAGCCCCACGGTCACCAATATTAACGAGTTTTTAAAACGTTTCTTTTGGCGTGATGACAGCAAAGTCTTTGTCCTTGATCCGCTAGACATGACTTATATGTATTACGTTTTTAACTTCAACCCTGACGAACGCCTACGTGTTCTTCTCGAAAATTTCGACTTAATGCCACGTCCTTCTGGCGTTGGCGTCAAATATCGCATTGTGACCAAAAAAGCCTTTGGCGTTGGTCAGCATCGTAAAAACTTCTTAGGCAGTAACTTCGGAGCATAA
- a CDS encoding phage protein, which yields MKVIPLKAIPNQRLSVNLEGVNWTLTIKASRHAMYLDIERESEVIAVGMRAVANTPIIPYRYLTDGTNLAFITENDDLPWYESFDRTQSLIIWSDDGLTTNTGGN from the coding sequence ATGAAAGTCATACCTTTAAAAGCTATTCCAAACCAACGCTTATCCGTCAATTTAGAAGGAGTTAATTGGACGCTAACAATAAAAGCCAGTCGCCATGCGATGTATCTTGATATTGAACGAGAAAGTGAGGTTATCGCAGTGGGAATGCGTGCGGTGGCAAACACACCTATCATTCCTTATCGCTACCTGACTGATGGTACAAATTTAGCGTTTATAACAGAAAATGATGATCTGCCCTGGTATGAATCATTTGATAGAACCCAATCATTAATTATTTGGAGTGATGATGGACTTACGACGAATACGGGTGGGAATTGA
- the yejL gene encoding Uncharacterized protein conserved in bacteria has product MPQKSRYSDEQVEQLLAELVSVLEKHHTPTDLSLMVLGNMVTNLINTSIAPAQRMLIADSFVHALRASIDEGNIH; this is encoded by the coding sequence ATGCCACAAAAATCCCGTTATAGTGATGAACAAGTTGAGCAGTTATTAGCAGAACTTGTCAGCGTTCTTGAAAAACATCATACTCCTACAGACCTTTCTTTGATGGTGTTGGGGAACATGGTGACAAACTTAATTAATACAAGTATTGCTCCTGCTCAACGAATGCTGATTGCTGATTCTTTTGTTCACGCATTGCGTGCTTCAATTGATGAAGGCAATATTCACTAA
- a CDS encoding phage protein: MTTIFKTPFATQGDKASIPVEIQPDGSVSYTQGYGYDYERDQVTDPAAKDIEREKMNGIFHDITEAIGEIQLFGFPKWAEAGQPYAIRAIVYHKNKVWQSKVENNNIEPVAGNAWAELKADVTAGDVGAYSKTESDQRFQPLGNYTPSGYSYSKAETDTKYQPKGNYAPAGNYANKGDSYTKTESDGRYQAKGSYQPSGDYATNTALNSGLNNKLDKSRISQGIGPSTEHVMSQKASTDAFQPKGNYQPKGNYALAGASYTKTESDGRYQAKGSYATAGSSYTKAESDERYQGKGNYQPAGNYALVRCFVYKGRV, translated from the coding sequence ATGACAACTATTTTTAAAACCCCCTTTGCAACACAAGGGGATAAGGCTTCTATACCCGTAGAAATCCAACCAGACGGTTCTGTTTCCTATACACAAGGCTATGGTTACGATTATGAACGTGACCAAGTCACAGATCCTGCTGCTAAAGATATCGAACGTGAAAAAATGAACGGGATATTTCACGATATCACGGAAGCCATTGGTGAAATTCAGTTATTTGGTTTTCCAAAATGGGCTGAAGCCGGTCAGCCGTATGCAATACGCGCTATTGTCTATCATAAAAATAAAGTCTGGCAGTCTAAAGTTGAGAATAACAATATTGAGCCGGTTGCCGGCAATGCATGGGCAGAGTTAAAAGCCGATGTCACAGCAGGTGATGTAGGCGCTTATTCTAAAACAGAATCAGATCAACGTTTTCAACCGTTAGGCAATTACACACCATCCGGTTACAGCTATTCAAAGGCAGAAACCGACACCAAATATCAGCCAAAGGGTAATTATGCGCCAGCAGGGAACTACGCAAACAAAGGGGATAGTTACACTAAAACGGAAAGTGATGGTCGATATCAAGCGAAAGGGAGTTACCAACCGTCAGGCGATTATGCGACCAATACAGCGCTAAATAGTGGACTTAATAATAAATTAGACAAATCAAGAATATCTCAAGGTATTGGTCCATCAACCGAGCACGTTATGAGCCAGAAAGCCTCTACAGATGCTTTTCAACCTAAGGGAAATTATCAACCTAAAGGTAATTATGCATTAGCCGGTGCTTCATATACGAAGACGGAATCGGATGGTCGATATCAAGCTAAAGGGAGTTATGCAACGGCTGGAAGTAGCTATACAAAAGCAGAAAGTGACGAGCGTTATCAAGGCAAAGGAAATTACCAACCAGCGGGTAATTATGCATTAGTTAGGTGCTTCGTATACAAAGGCAGAGTCTGA